The Chiloscyllium plagiosum isolate BGI_BamShark_2017 chromosome 20, ASM401019v2, whole genome shotgun sequence genome has a window encoding:
- the id1 gene encoding DNA-binding protein inhibitor ID-1 → MKVVSAACSLKRQGCTQEVVRCLSEQSIAIAKYKVAPLLDEQMSMFLYDMNGCYTKLKELVPTLPQNKKVSKVEILQHVIDYIWDLQLELDDQPGMGCQAAAGTTGQSRTPLSADVTGLSTEVPCVSSDDRILCR, encoded by the exons ATGAAAGTGGTCAGCGCTGCCTGCTCGCTCAAGCGCCAGGGCTGCACCCAGGAAGTGGTGCGCTGTCTGTCCGAGCAGAGCATCGCCATCGCCAAGTACAAAGTCGCCCCGCTCCTGGACGAGCAGATGAGCATGTTCCTGTACGACATGAACGGCTGCTACACCAAGCTGAAGGAACTCGTGCCCACGCTGCCCCAGAACAAGAAGGTCAGCAAAGTCGAGATCCTGCAGCATGTCATCGATTATATCTGGGACTTGCAGCTCGAATTGGACGACCAGCCGGGAATGGGGTGTCAGGCAGCCGCTGGGACCACAGGGCAGTCTCGGACCCCTCTCAGTGCAGATGTCACAGGACTGTCAACAGAG GTTCCATGTGTGAGCAGTGATGACAGGATTCTGTGTCGCTGA